DNA from Sulfurimonas xiamenensis:
CTCAGGAAATTCCATAAAAACTAAATTTTGCGCAAAATGCTCTTCTTCTTTATTTGCCACACTCTTTGGCACTTTTAAAATTTTTAGATATTTATAAAGTTTTTTTATCTTCTTTTTTCTTTCTCTTTCATTATTTTTTAAAAAAATCTCCCGCTCTACTTCTTTTTTATATTTTGTTGGCAGATTTTTAAGATATTCGTTAAAAAAAACATCAATATCTCTAATATCGTTACTAAAAGAAATTATTTTTTTTATATCTTTAGCCAGATTATCATTATCGTTTAACAAAGAGAAGAGTTCTCTACACTTTATCCGAAGAGCATGAATATCATCAGTACTATCAAGTGAATTTTTTATAAAATGCTTTATAAGTTTTTTAAACTCTTTAAGTTTTTTGGTTATTTGCTCATTCTTCATTATTTCACCATCATTTTAGAGTTTTTAGTGCTAACTTTTATTTTAAAATATTATATGAAATCAGACATCACTTTTTTTGGATAATCAAATGATAAAAATTTTGCATTATTTGGATCTATATCTGTCCATCTTTTACATGCAAACGCAATCTCAACGATTCCGCATGTAGGAATATTTGCATCAAAATCTAAAAAATATTTTGCCAGTTCGTTAAGAGAAGGATTATGTCCTACCAAAAAGAGAGTTTTATATCTATTGTCCACTTTTGTTATAATTTTACGAAGATCATCAGCACTTGCTTCATAAATATTTGAATCAAATAATATTTTTTTATTATAACTTATCTCTTTAGCAATCATTTTTGCTGTACTTTTTGCTCTTTTAGCAGGACTTGAGAGGATAATATCAGGCTTCACCCCTTTTGCTCTAAGTCTGCTTCCCATAAATGGAGCATTTTGCTTGCCCCTTTTATTTAAAGGTCTATTAAAATCATCAAGTGCTGCATCTTTCGAGCTTGATTTTGCATGTCTTATAATGTAGAGTTTTTTCATAATGTTCTGTTTAAAAACCCTTTCTATTGTTTTAAATTTTTCTATACATCAAAATAGATCTGCATTCTCATCTATCCATTTAAAATATTCTACGATATTTTTAATCTCTTCATCACTCATATTTTGATTTGGCATTTTAAGATTAAAAAATTCAATCATTTTCTTCATAAAAGGTTCGTTAAACTTACTTTGAGGGTTTTTAACATACTCTGCAACCCATTGTTCAGCATTTCTATGTCGCTTAAGAACACCTATCAGATCTGGACCGGAACTGATTTTACCGATAACATGACATCCAGAACAGCCTCCTTCACGAAATGCTATTTCACCTTTTTTAGCACTTTCAGATTTTGGTGTAGCTATGTTATTTATAAGAAGATCTTTAGCTCTTATTGCAGAATCAGCAGTTTTAATCATATACTGCCATATCATATTTTCAAATAATATAGCATTATTTATATCATTTTTCTGATATGCTTTTGCTGACTTTTCTCTCTCTAAATCAATCTTGGCATATTGATCTTTCGCATCATCGACTAAATTTTTTACCGTTGTATATTTAGTATAATTTTTTTCCTCTAAAAAGAAAAATAGAGATTGGATAACTTCATCAGTCGCTTTATTACTAGCTCTAATTTTCTTATATTCCATCTGTAGTTCTTCAGGAGACAAGCTTTGCATTTTCGTTTTTTGAATCCACTCATAATTTTTATTTGGATCTTTAACTAAAAGATAACCCATCATTTCTATATGTAATGCGGAACAAAATTCTGTACAATAGTAAGGAAAAACACCCTCAATATCTGCAATAAAATCGATTTGAGTCGTCTCTCCCGGCTCAAGTGAAGTATGCACATTATAGTGATCTATTGTAAAGCCATGAGTTTCATCCTGAGCACGCTCAACATTGGTTATATACATCGTAACATGGTCACCTTTGTTTACTGTAACTCGCTCCGGATTAATATGAGATCGTACTACTGTTGCATAAATGGAAACATGATTTCCCTTTCTCTCAATTTTTTCTTGACCGGCAAGAGTTTTTCCAACATGAGGCTTGCCTGTTCTAGAATTGGTTCCCATTATAAATCGAACTTCCGGACGAATTTTACTTGCTCTAATTGATGCACCTTGATGCGGTTCTCCAAGCGGTATAGGCATATCCAAAAGAAGTTTCATCTTTTTTCCGCCAATATCTATAAGCTGATTATTCTGCGGATGCAAAGGCCCAACCGGCAAAAATCTATCGATTGCAAGCTTATTAATAGCAATAAGATACTCTCCCTGTGGATCTGCGGATTTACCCTCCATTGCCTCAAGGTGTCCAACATTATAATGAATACCAATCTTATCTATAACTTTAAGTTCTTTATAGTTCCATTTTACAACCTGTGAATCAACATACATAGAACTATAAATTGTGCCATCTTCCTTGCCAAAAGTGTTATGCAAATGACCTAAACCAACTTCAACTTGTCCATAGAGTGATTTTTTCATATCTAATATCGGTATTCCATAAGAATCTTTTCCTTCAAAATCTCTATTTTGAATCAGTTTCATAATCTTGTTAAAATCATAAACAGATGCATGCGTGTCAAGTTTGCCAGAAACAATAATATGCCGACCATCCGGACTTACATCTACACCATGAGGAGATTTATTTTCAGGAACTAAAAAAAGAACACTATTTTTTACAGCCACATCAATAGGGATAACTCTATGTCCATTAATTATTTTAATATTTTTATCATCCTTTGCAAGTTGTGCTAATTTTTTCCAATTATAAATATGTAAAAAATCCGTATCATTACGACTGCAACCAGCTTCAAAAGGAGGAAGACCCTTTTCAATGCCTCCAGTGTATAGTTCTGAGTTAATAGAATTTGTAAATGCCCAACCTTCAGAGACACCTTTACCCAGATCAGTTAAATCCTGCATATATGGCGGAAACTCTAAACTAAATGACTCTTTTTGTTGAATCTTTCCTTTTTGTCTGTCAAACTTCCAAAATGTCACCCCTCCTCTATAAACATCCTGATATGCTTCTATAGGATAATAATCATTTGTCAAAGGTGCTGCATATTGACATGTATCAAGAACATACTCCGTATTTGGAGTAACAAACGCTCCTCCGTGAGTTGATTTAAAGATAGGATTAACTACAATTTGAGAAGTTTCAAAATATTTTAAGTCAATTACTGCAATTCTGGTATTTGCTTTATCATTGATAAAAAGATACTCACCATCATACTTTCCATCTGTTTCTGAGAGCGCAGGATGATGTGTATCTCCCCAGTTAATCTCTCTTCCTCTAACATTTCCCTGTCTCAAAACTTCTTTTGAATCTGTATCAAAGCCGTATCCCTGCCAAGGCTCAGGAGTAAATACTCCAATATATTTTAATGGTCTCATAGATGGAACTCCATAAACCAAAACTTGCCCTGACTGACCACCGCCCACAAAAACATAATATTCATCATGTTTTCCGCTAGGATTATAAACTTTTAGTGCAGCAATAGCATCCTCTTCAGTTAGTCCGCGTTTTTTCATTATTTCTTGAAATTGAGACTCAGCCAAAACAGTTTGTGTTACAAATAAAAACCCGAGCGTCACATAACACATAATGTGTAAATATTTTTTTATCATCATTATCTCCCTGTTTTTTTTATTGATCTTTAAATTGAGAAATCTCTTCAGTTAACTGTTTGATATCCTCTTCTGATAGGTTTTTTATTGTTTCAACATGTATAGCTTCTTCATTTGTTTTATACTCAAGTAATTTTTTCAGTATATACTCTTCGCTTAATCCGATAAGTTTTGATCCGAAGTTACCTTCTCCGCTTGCCCCGTGACATGGAGCACAATTGCTTTTATACATTTTAGTGACTTTGAATCTTCCAAGAGATCCGGCTCTCTCTTCTAGAGCTTTTATCTGTAACTCCTGCTCTTTTCTTTGCTCATCTCTCTCTTCTTGCATCTCTTCTTTCTCTATTTCAGAAGGCTCAGACATCTCTGTTTTTATCGGGGTTTCTACTCTAGGTGAATAGACAAGTTTGTCAAGTTTTTCCAATTTATTTACTTCTATATCTGTTTTAATCAAATAAGCAATTCCTGCCACACCTATCAATAAAGAAACTAACATTAAGAAATGATGCAGAGGCGTTACTCTGTTTATCGGATGTTCTTTGAGTCCTCTTTTTTTCAGCCACCATGCAAAGAAAGAAAATATACTAATAGCCACAAGTGCCCAAAAACCGACAGTTGGATATGCGTGCGTAGTAAATTGTGCTACTTTGCCATCTCCTAGTAAAACAGGCATAAAAGGGTCTATCGTAATAGCTCCTCTATGAAGATTATGTCCAAACCAGTAAAGCCAGTAAGCATAAAAACCGACAAAAATAAAAGGCAGAACCATAGGAATAAACATCAACCTATCTATCCATTTATTGTTGTAAAGAATAAAAAAAACAAATAACAGAGCAAGTATAATAAGCGCATAAGGAGTAAGAGCCCTCTCATACGGTCCGCCGCTCTCCATAGGAGGCATACCTACATAATGATTGATTGTATTCATCTCATGAACTTCACCGCTAAGTCCGTCAAAATGGATAAATACTGGAAGTCCCTGCGGAAAAGCCTCTTTTGGATAGTTTGGTGCTTCTAATGAAAAATTCCATACAGGCATAGAAGGAACACCAATCTCCTCAGAAAATTCAATCATTTTTTTTAGATTATATTTTGATTCTTCTGGACTATTTACACCAAAATATCTACCTTTTTGATAATAGTTCCAAAGAGGATAAACATATGAGGGTATATTTTCAACTTTGTCATCTTGTATGCGCTCTAATGTTCCATGAAAACCAACAGATGGAACAATAAAACCATATAACAAAATAGCAAGAGCAACAACAGCAAAAGATCTCGCTGTAACAAAATAAATATTCATAACACATTCCTTACAATTTATTTTGTAAAATGACTCTGTGTTTCAGCGCCATTGGTTGATTGTACATCAAAAGATATTATCTTCTACTTAATTTTCACTTATTAAAAATGAACAATAACTTTTTTTGTTTATGACAGGATCTTGAATAAAATTATACTCTTACCGGTTAAAGTTTATTAGCTTATTTACTATAACATCAAAATCAAGGGTCTTTTTTTTAACAATCTGTTCTGCACTACTTCGCTAAGTTCAATTAGCACTTTGAAGAGAATCTCGTAAATTATACCCGCTTCATCATCGCAAAAAAGAATGTTTCCGACACCTATAACTGCAATTTTTTTCATAAAGTTCTTATCTTGTAGCGACTCAGCTCTTTGCCTTTTGTGTCTATGACATGCACCGCACATGCAAGGCAGGGGTCAAAGGAGTGGATGACTCTGAGGACTTCAAGCGGTTTTGTAGCATCTTCTATCTTGATGCCGATAAGCGCCTCTTCATACGCTCCTCTTTTGCCCTCTCTATCTTTTGGCGAGGCGTTCCATGTGGTCGGAGCTATGACGGAGTAGTTTTGTATCTTTTGCTCTTTTATGCTTACAAAATGGGACAAAACACCGCGCGGGACTTCAAGAAAGGCTCTCCCTTTTGCCTCTTTTGGAAGCTTTTCAAAATCATATTTCGCCCATGTATCGGTGTTGTAGTATTTGATGTTTTGCACAAGGCGTGAGACAAGCTTAAAGATATATTCGCAGATATAAACACTCTCTATCGCCCTCGCGGCATTTCTTCCGATGGTTGTCGTAAGGTCTATAAGCTCAAGATTCGTACCATCTAAAAACTCATCTACAAAAGGTTTTATAAGCTCGTTGCCGCTTAGATAGCTTACAAGCACTCTTGCAAGCGGTCCGCTCTCCATTACCTCTCCACCGTATCTGGGAGCCTTGATCCATGTGTATTTGTCATCACTTTTTGCGGTTTTAAGCGTACCGTCATCGTTTAAGTCGGTATAACAGACTTCGCCCTTTTCATCGTACCATGCTCTATCAACCTCTTCGCTGATTCTGCTCTCGTCAAACTCCTCTACTTTTGAGAAGTCATATCCATAAATCACGCCGCCGCTAAAGAGCTTTTGTTTTTCATCAAACACATAGCCGCCCACGGATAAAAAATTACCTTTTGCTCTGCCCAAACCCTCTTTTATCTCATCTCTGTAAGCCGTCGCAAGCAGCTTCATATCGCTCATGTAAGCGCGATCCACAAACTCTTTTGCCTCTTTGATAACAAAGATGTAGTCGTTAACTCTTTGCGGATTGAGCATATCGGCTACACTTGTAACCCCGCCTACGACAATGCTTTGAGGATGTGGCGTTTTACCGCCAAATATTGCTACGGCTTTACTTATCTCTGTCTGAAATCTAAGCGCTTCTAAGTAGTGCGAGAGAATGATAAGGTTTTGCTCCGGTGTTAGTTTATAAGCGCTATGCCCCCAGTAGCCGTTTGCAAAAGGACCGAGTCTTCCCGCTTTTACAAAATTTCGCAGTTTCTGTAGCACCTCCGTGTAGTGCGCGACCGAGTTTCTATAGGGATTTTGAGAGTACTTTTTCGCCTCCTCTGAAGCAAGAGAGGCATCGGCTTCAAGCGCAGCGGTTACATCGATAAAATCCAAAGAGTGCAGATGGTAAAAGTGCACGACATGGTCTTGTATAAAGAGCGCCATCGTCATCAAATCTCTAACAACCCGTGCATTATCGGGCGGCACAATAGAGTAAGCATCTTCGACGGCACTCACGGCCGCGCGAAAGTGAGAGTTTGTACAGACTCCGCAGATTCTCCCCGCTAAAAGTCCTGCATCTCTTGGGTCTCTGCCTTTGAGTATAGTCTCTATACCGCGAAAGAGTTGCCCGCTTGCATACGCCTCTTGAACCACGCCCTCTTCATCAACCTCAACCTCAACGCGCAAATGCCCCTCTATCCTTGTAACGGGATCAATGACTATCTTTTTCATTCTCTTCTTCCTTATATACTCTTTCGTTTGCAAACTTGTCAAAAAAGCCTCTCTCTGTGCATCCCATGCATCCATGCCCCGCTTGAACTGGCCAGCTCGCGCCTTGGTTGAACTTCATGGTCGGACAGTTTACAAAAGCATAAGGACCTTTACAGCCCATCTTAAAAAGACACCACCCTTTTTTTGCACCCTCATCTCCCCACTCCTCAACAAATTCTCCAAGCTCATAGTGTCCTCGCCGCTCGCAGTTGTCATGAACTCTTCCCTCATACGCCCAAAGAGGTCGGTTGAACTTATCTAAAGGCGGCATCTCTTCAAACATAATGTAGTAAAGAAGCGTACCGACAATATTAACGGGGTTTGTCGGACACCCGGAGATATTAACAACATCTTCTCTATTTAGCGCCTCTGCAACTCCTACCGCATCTGTCGGGTTTGGAGCGGCAGCTACAACGCCTCCGTCAAACGCGCAGCTTCCCACGGCGATAACAAGTGCGGCATCCTTTGCACACCGCTTCAAAAGCTCTATGCCCGTCTCGCCCTTTGAGCCGATTCTTAGGTACTTTCCATCAAGTCCGAGCGGAACCGCACCTTCGACTATAAGTATATACTCGCCCTTTTGATTTTTAATGATATCATCCAAAAGACTCTCGCTCTCATCTCCGCTCGCACTCATCAAGAGCTCATGATAGTCAAGTGAGATATACTCAAATATAAGATCTTCTATAGCGGGATTTGCCGACTTAATAAAGGCTTCTGAGTTGCCGCTGCAATCTGAGAGCTCAAGCCAAACAATCGGGATTTTATTTAGGCTCTTTACCCCTTTTGCGACCACCTCTTCAAACTTTGGATGCAGCTGCATATCTGCGGTAACCATGCTGATCCATCTGTTAACCTCATCTTTTGTGATATCCATACTCTGCATGGCGGCTTCAAGGTTCTCTTCATCAAGAGCATTGCGCGGATGCTCTTTGTTAAACTTTTCAACTCTCTTTTTTGCAACTTTCAGTTTTTTTTCTAACTCTTTCTCTTCGGGACTCTTTTTTACAATATTTGGGTCGATAAGACACTGAGACTTCTCTATGATCTTTACAACCTCGCCTCGGCATCTGCCGCAAACCCTGCCAGCTTCTGAAAACTCCTTCAAATCGGCAAAAGAGTTTACGGCGTTTTGTGTGACTATGTCAACCAAATCATTATAGTAAGTTCCCGTGCAGCTGCAAACCAGCTTCCCCCTGCCCTCAGTTTTAGCAGCTTTATAGAGTTCATCTATCTCTATCTCTTTTGCACTCTCTATAAGATTTTGAACATAGCAGACATCAACGGTTGAGTTGATTCCGATGTATCTTAAAACTCTGTCATTTTTTAAAAAATACTCATCCATAGAGTTCTCTTTGCTAATTATGACTTTGTTATACTCTTTATCAAAATCAGGCGACATAACATCCACCAATGTAAACTCGCCGACTTTTAACATGTCTATGGTTGTTTTTGGTTCAAACTCTTGAAGTTCTCTTTGTAAAATATGAGAAATAGCACTTTTTGCCTGCTGCGTACACGCCTCTACATGTCCTGCTATAAAAGCAAATTTTGTTACCTCCGCACACTCACCGATGGCATATATGTTCTCATCTTCACTCTGCATAAAAGTGTTTGTCAAGATCCCTTTGTTGCACTTGAGAGTATCTCTAAATTCCTCAACATTGGGTCTGATTCCTATGCCAAAGATAAGAAAAGGATTTTTTATCTCTCTTTTTTTCGTTTTTAAAAGCTTTATTTTTGCATCTTCTATAACAGTGTCCACTATCTCATCTTCAAAATATACAGTAATTTTTTTTGTGTAACTCTGCTCTATAATTTTTACAGATTCGCTTGAGAGATTTTTGTCATATAAAGAGTCTGAACGGATAAGCAGTGAGATTTTCTCTACTTGCGGCATTTTATCCAGCGTCTCAAGAAGCTCAAGAGCGATAGGTCCTCCGCCGACAACGACGACTTCTCTCCCTTTTACACTTTTTTTGATAATTTCGCAATCATCGGCACTTCTAAAAACAGCTGCATTTTCAACACTTTTTACATCAAAGGGAGCGTTTGGCAAAGAGCCTGTTGCGATGATAAGCTTGTCATAACCAAACATTGCCTCTTTAGAGTAGACGCGTTTTTTCTCTCTATCAATTTTGATGATTTTTTGATTTAACTCCAGATGAACTGTGGGATCGAGATGCAGAGATATTTCTTCTATATCAGAAGTTTCATCAACAAGTTTGCAGAGATGTATCCTGTCATAAGGCGCATACTTCTCCTCACTGAGAATTGTGACATCTACAGAACTATCCGCTTTTTTAATGTTGTTTGCAAAATAAGCCGCGGCTATACCGCCGCCGATAATTAAGAGTCTCATTTGGATTCCTCTTTTCTTTAATACGGCTTCATTGTATATTTATTTTATTTAAAAGATAATAATATCAAATACAAGCAGAGTAAGATTTTTCCTAAAGAGCCTTTTTGTAGGAATGCTTCTCAATCATCCTAAGAACAATCGCTGAAACATATGGAATACTTTGGATAAAGATAGTTGCACAAAAAACATAAACTTCTATAATTCCCTGCTTATTTGTCACTATAAGTGCCACAAACGAACCTAAAAGCAGTGATGCTAAAATCATCTCATTTTTCACAGGACTGCTTACGCTTTTTTTACTGTTGCCCCCTTTTTCCGTTCTCTTAAACGGCAGGCTGTCTTTTACAAATCCGTCATATACCGCTTTAAAAATGATAAGCTGCAGGCTCATGGCGGCAATGGCGCCCAAAAGGGAGTGATATAGATTTGCCCCTACCCTTGTTCTATAAAGCACAAACGAGTGAATGACATTTACTAAAAAAGCCGTTAAAATCGGTACAGTCAGCGCAATAGTCGGAATGGTTACTCCTACAAAAATAATAACTGGAACCCAGATGATGTTGAGTATCGAAGTGAGAGTTCCCAAAGCGTCAGAGAGCCAAAAAAACCATCCAGTAATAAAGTGGTGTTTTTGTGCACGCGTAAGAGTTTTGGATGATGGTTTAAAGTGGTGCCAATGTTTTTTAAGAATCTGCACCGCACCGTACGCCCAGCGATGGCGCTGATTTTTAAAAGCTTCAATAGTATCGGGAAGCAGTCCATGCCCGTATCTGCGGTTTGTATAGTGTCCGATATAACCCGCTTCAAAAAGTCTAAGCCCCAGCTCACTATCTTCTACTATCGTATCGGTATTCCACGCTCCGACTTCATCAAAAGCGCTTTTGCGCACCATAAGCATTGTTCCGTGTGCTACAATAGCATTCTCTTCATTGCGCTCAACCATGCCGATATCAAAAAAGCCTGCATATTCGGCATTCATAGCTGTTTTGACAAGCGATTCATTTCCGTCTCTGTGGTCTTGAGGCGCTTGAACCAAAGCAACTTTAGGATCATCAAAAATCGGCACTAAGTCTATGAGCCAATTTGGACTGATAACATAATCGGCATCAATTACGGCTAATATTTCACACTCGGGATTTGTAAACTCAAGTGCTTTATTGAGCGCTCCCGCCTTAAAACCGCTGCACTCTATATCAAGATAAACAAATCTTTTCCCAAGCTCTTTACATAGAGCTTTTATAGGTGCTTTATAGAACTCTTCAGGCGTATTGTTTATAATTACAAGAACTTCATAGTTAGTATAATTTAGTTTTGAGAGTGCTATAAGTGTCTCCTCTAAAACGGCAGGCTGCTCTTTGTATGCAGGCACATGGATACTCACAAAAGGGACTCTCTCAGACTTTAAATCAAGAGGAATAAGCCTTTGCGGACGCTTTCCGATTGTACACTTAAAGAGCTCATTTGCTTTAGCCAGTGTGATAAGCGTAAGAGGTATCATAAGAATCGAGCCCATGCCCCACATAATCCATGTACCGAAGTTCATGTAGTGAACAAAAGGATAAACTGCCGACATAACGATACCAAAGGAGATTCCCTGCGCAGCAAGACCATAGGTAAGCGCATGCAGAAAATTGATGTTTTGATTTCTAAGACCAAAAAAAGTTAAAATTGCCCCTATTATGACAGCCGCAACCATCTGCGCAAACCAATAGGGCTCAACAAGAACTTCTCCATGCATCTCAAATTTTTGCTGGCGGTTTGCATCAAAAATGCCCCAATACTGCCCGACACTCCCCTCGTCTAAGCCTTTCCATGGCTGATCAAACGCTTCAATAAGGTTGTAGCTAAAACCCTCTTGCTTTGCTAAAAGTAAAAATCTTCTAATAACGGTTGCCTGATTTTGGGGGCTCGCTATGGCGGCTTTATTATTATATCCTTGACTCGGCCATCCAAATTCGCCTATAACCAAAGGTTTGTTTTTATACACATCTTTTAATTTTTGATATGTCTCTTTGAAAAACAGTTCAAAATTCTCGGCTTTTACTTTTTCCCAATATGGAAGAATATGGATATTTATGATATCAACTTCCCCAGCCAAAACTGGATTAAGAAGCCATATATTCCAAACCTCTGCCGTTGTAATCGGAACTATATACTCTTTTTGCCTTAAAAGCTCATCTCTAAGAATTTTCTCTTTTTCTACTCTTTCTATTTTGTTTTTTATTGTAGCAATTTCATCTTTTATAGCGTTTTCTTTGGCTTCTTTTCTAGCATTAAATAAGATATAAACAAATCTTTTCATATCCCTAATATGCCCAATTAGCTCATGTGATGACAAATCTTCGCGAAGCAGCACCTCATTTCCGACTATTACAGAGAGCAAGCTCTCATAATACTCAGTAATAAGACTTTTAGCCAGTGCAATCTCTTTTTCATTATCTTGCTTATTTCCGCTAAGCCAAATACCCAAATGCGCTTGCATACCAAGTTTTTTTACTATCGGCATAACTTTTTGTGAATCTTCGACAGAGTAGAGGCGCACACTGTTTGTAAATTTATTTAACAGAATTAAATCTTTAAGCACCTCTTCATCACTAAGCATCTCCTTTTTGTTTAACTTTTTATATGGTGCATACGAGAGAGATTCTATGATATTCTCAGCATCGGGCGGAGTGATAAATTTTTGTTCGCTGCCAAGCCATAAAAAAATTTGAAGAAACGAAGCAACGAGAAGGGAAACAATAATATATTTCAATATACTTCCTAAAATTAAAAAGCTAATTGTACATCAAAATTTCAAGAGCTGTAACAAGTTTTTTTTAATACGCTTTTACTATGTATATTTATTTTATTTAAAAGATGATAACATGCATCACTTTTAAGATTTTAAAGGCGCTGTTATGAAGAGAATCAAGATACTGTTTTTAACTTTTTTTATAGCCGTAAATCTATCAGCGAGCGAGAGAGAAGAAGCTATATGCGGCACCTTTTTAGAGCCGTTTCTTTTTTGGGTATGGAGTTCCATGACACCCAATCCTGATAGTCACAGAGTCGCGGGCATACCCTTTATTGTACCTAGTAAATTTAAAACTTCCGACGGCAAAACGCTCAAAGGATATAAGTATATCTCAAATGATGGATATGCAAAAATCTCTGCTAAAGGGTATATTTTGGTTGCCATGGGAAATGCAATGGTCTCTGATCAGATGATTATTATGCTCAAAAATTTTTCACAAAGGAATTATGATGTTTATGTTTACGACTACAGAGGCTATGGCAACTCTGAAGGGAACAGACGCATAAAAGCGATAATCGAAGATTACAAAGAAATAGCTGCTTCACTCAATAAAGTATATGAAAGAAAACTGCTTTACGGTA
Protein-coding regions in this window:
- a CDS encoding CHAD domain-containing protein → MKNEQITKKLKEFKKLIKHFIKNSLDSTDDIHALRIKCRELFSLLNDNDNLAKDIKKIISFSNDIRDIDVFFNEYLKNLPTKYKKEVEREIFLKNNERERKKKIKKLYKYLKILKVPKSVANKEEEHFAQNLVFMEFPELKRKKLHKYRIYIKKRLYIEKNSFDRDDKKIKTLTNIKDALGTINDNYNALKRLRSYDIKSKVYKKIEKYTQNQNQKIYKKLKKSL
- a CDS encoding SixA phosphatase family protein, with translation MKKLYIIRHAKSSSKDAALDDFNRPLNKRGKQNAPFMGSRLRAKGVKPDIILSSPAKRAKSTAKMIAKEISYNKKILFDSNIYEASADDLRKIITKVDNRYKTLFLVGHNPSLNELAKYFLDFDANIPTCGIVEIAFACKRWTDIDPNNAKFLSFDYPKKVMSDFI
- the nosZ gene encoding Sec-dependent nitrous-oxide reductase; translation: MKKYLHIMCYVTLGFLFVTQTVLAESQFQEIMKKRGLTEEDAIAALKVYNPSGKHDEYYVFVGGGQSGQVLVYGVPSMRPLKYIGVFTPEPWQGYGFDTDSKEVLRQGNVRGREINWGDTHHPALSETDGKYDGEYLFINDKANTRIAVIDLKYFETSQIVVNPIFKSTHGGAFVTPNTEYVLDTCQYAAPLTNDYYPIEAYQDVYRGGVTFWKFDRQKGKIQQKESFSLEFPPYMQDLTDLGKGVSEGWAFTNSINSELYTGGIEKGLPPFEAGCSRNDTDFLHIYNWKKLAQLAKDDKNIKIINGHRVIPIDVAVKNSVLFLVPENKSPHGVDVSPDGRHIIVSGKLDTHASVYDFNKIMKLIQNRDFEGKDSYGIPILDMKKSLYGQVEVGLGHLHNTFGKEDGTIYSSMYVDSQVVKWNYKELKVIDKIGIHYNVGHLEAMEGKSADPQGEYLIAINKLAIDRFLPVGPLHPQNNQLIDIGGKKMKLLLDMPIPLGEPHQGASIRASKIRPEVRFIMGTNSRTGKPHVGKTLAGQEKIERKGNHVSIYATVVRSHINPERVTVNKGDHVTMYITNVERAQDETHGFTIDHYNVHTSLEPGETTQIDFIADIEGVFPYYCTEFCSALHIEMMGYLLVKDPNKNYEWIQKTKMQSLSPEELQMEYKKIRASNKATDEVIQSLFFFLEEKNYTKYTTVKNLVDDAKDQYAKIDLEREKSAKAYQKNDINNAILFENMIWQYMIKTADSAIRAKDLLINNIATPKSESAKKGEIAFREGGCSGCHVIGKISSGPDLIGVLKRHRNAEQWVAEYVKNPQSKFNEPFMKKMIEFFNLKMPNQNMSDEEIKNIVEYFKWIDENADLF
- a CDS encoding c-type cytochrome, coding for MNIYFVTARSFAVVALAILLYGFIVPSVGFHGTLERIQDDKVENIPSYVYPLWNYYQKGRYFGVNSPEESKYNLKKMIEFSEEIGVPSMPVWNFSLEAPNYPKEAFPQGLPVFIHFDGLSGEVHEMNTINHYVGMPPMESGGPYERALTPYALIILALLFVFFILYNNKWIDRLMFIPMVLPFIFVGFYAYWLYWFGHNLHRGAITIDPFMPVLLGDGKVAQFTTHAYPTVGFWALVAISIFSFFAWWLKKRGLKEHPINRVTPLHHFLMLVSLLIGVAGIAYLIKTDIEVNKLEKLDKLVYSPRVETPIKTEMSEPSEIEKEEMQEERDEQRKEQELQIKALEERAGSLGRFKVTKMYKSNCAPCHGASGEGNFGSKLIGLSEEYILKKLLEYKTNEEAIHVETIKNLSEEDIKQLTEEISQFKDQ
- a CDS encoding nickel-dependent hydrogenase large subunit, producing the protein MKKIVIDPVTRIEGHLRVEVEVDEEGVVQEAYASGQLFRGIETILKGRDPRDAGLLAGRICGVCTNSHFRAAVSAVEDAYSIVPPDNARVVRDLMTMALFIQDHVVHFYHLHSLDFIDVTAALEADASLASEEAKKYSQNPYRNSVAHYTEVLQKLRNFVKAGRLGPFANGYWGHSAYKLTPEQNLIILSHYLEALRFQTEISKAVAIFGGKTPHPQSIVVGGVTSVADMLNPQRVNDYIFVIKEAKEFVDRAYMSDMKLLATAYRDEIKEGLGRAKGNFLSVGGYVFDEKQKLFSGGVIYGYDFSKVEEFDESRISEEVDRAWYDEKGEVCYTDLNDDGTLKTAKSDDKYTWIKAPRYGGEVMESGPLARVLVSYLSGNELIKPFVDEFLDGTNLELIDLTTTIGRNAARAIESVYICEYIFKLVSRLVQNIKYYNTDTWAKYDFEKLPKEAKGRAFLEVPRGVLSHFVSIKEQKIQNYSVIAPTTWNASPKDREGKRGAYEEALIGIKIEDATKPLEVLRVIHSFDPCLACAVHVIDTKGKELSRYKIRTL
- a CDS encoding hydrogenase small subunit → MRLLIIGGGIAAAYFANNIKKADSSVDVTILSEEKYAPYDRIHLCKLVDETSDIEEISLHLDPTVHLELNQKIIKIDREKKRVYSKEAMFGYDKLIIATGSLPNAPFDVKSVENAAVFRSADDCEIIKKSVKGREVVVVGGGPIALELLETLDKMPQVEKISLLIRSDSLYDKNLSSESVKIIEQSYTKKITVYFEDEIVDTVIEDAKIKLLKTKKREIKNPFLIFGIGIRPNVEEFRDTLKCNKGILTNTFMQSEDENIYAIGECAEVTKFAFIAGHVEACTQQAKSAISHILQRELQEFEPKTTIDMLKVGEFTLVDVMSPDFDKEYNKVIISKENSMDEYFLKNDRVLRYIGINSTVDVCYVQNLIESAKEIEIDELYKAAKTEGRGKLVCSCTGTYYNDLVDIVTQNAVNSFADLKEFSEAGRVCGRCRGEVVKIIEKSQCLIDPNIVKKSPEEKELEKKLKVAKKRVEKFNKEHPRNALDEENLEAAMQSMDITKDEVNRWISMVTADMQLHPKFEEVVAKGVKSLNKIPIVWLELSDCSGNSEAFIKSANPAIEDLIFEYISLDYHELLMSASGDESESLLDDIIKNQKGEYILIVEGAVPLGLDGKYLRIGSKGETGIELLKRCAKDAALVIAVGSCAFDGGVVAAAPNPTDAVGVAEALNREDVVNISGCPTNPVNIVGTLLYYIMFEEMPPLDKFNRPLWAYEGRVHDNCERRGHYELGEFVEEWGDEGAKKGWCLFKMGCKGPYAFVNCPTMKFNQGASWPVQAGHGCMGCTERGFFDKFANERVYKEEENEKDSH